From one Electrophorus electricus isolate fEleEle1 chromosome 20, fEleEle1.pri, whole genome shotgun sequence genomic stretch:
- the pank4 gene encoding 4'-phosphopantetheine phosphatase isoform X5 has product MPRGGSLTKLAYYSTVQHKVAKVRSFDHAAKVSFQQESDGEPLYEISVQEEITARLHFIKFENTYIETCLDFIKDHLVNTETKVIKATGGGAYKFKDLIEKKLKLKVDKEDEMSCLIKGCNFVLKNIPHEVFVYAKHGDSEFRFQNTHPDIFPYLLVNIGSGVSIVKVEAEDRFERIGGSSIGGGTFWGLGALLTKTKRFDELLQLASRGQHTSVDMLVKDIYGGAYGCLGLTGDLIASSFGKSATAEKEFSKEDMAKSLLHMISNDIGQLACLYARLHNLSRVYFGGFFIRGHPVTMHTITYSINYFTKGEVQALFLRHEGYLGAIGAFLKGAEEDNPNQYCWGENYAGSSGLLSVSPELNPMQRERSGTFLFDMLEMDRLERQLVNLPLLQDSSSYIPDTVDLTEDTLAREYWLCCFEEALDGVVKRAIASQKDQPEAAERAEKFRQKYRDKLQTLRHQPFAYGSLTVRSLLDTREHCLNEFNFPDPYSKIKQKENDLALKSYQRVLKTLEELSWEQRQIALVRGLLAGNVFDWGAKAVSDVLESDPEFGFEKAKQQLQERPWLVDTYNQWIERLKGPPHKCALFFVDNSGMDIILGVFPFVRELLSRGTEVVLASNSGPALNDVTNGELQILTERIAAMDPAIQASLSEDRLTLVQSGSSSPCLDLSRLDKVLATVVRERGTDLVVIEGMGRAIHTNYYAALSCESLKLAVIKNSWLADRLGGKIFSVVFKYEVPSIIQGHH; this is encoded by the exons ATGCCAAGAG GTGGTTCTTTGACAAAGCTTGCTTATTACTCCACCGTTCAGCACAAAGTTGCCAAAGTAAGGTCCTTTGACCATGCAGCGAAGGTAAGCTTTCAG caagagagtgatggagagccTCTGTATGAGATCTCGGTGCAGGAGGAGATTACAGCTCGTCTTCATTTCATCAAGTTTGAGAATACGTACATCGAAACTTGCCTGGATTTCATTAAAGACCACCTGGTCAACACAGAAACCAAAGTCATCAAAGCCACAGGCGGAGGGGCTTACAAGTTTAAAGACCTAATTGAGAAAAAGCTAAAACTTAA GGTGGATAAAGAGGACGAGATGTCTTGCCTTATCAAGGGCTGTAATTTTGTGCTGAAGAATATCCCTCATGAGGTTTTTGTGTACGCAAAGCATGGAGACTCTGAGTTCCGCTTCCAAAATACACACCCAGACATCTTCCCCTATCTGCTGGTTAACATCGGCTCCGGGGTTTCGATAGTGAAG GTTGAAGCGGAGGACAGGTTTGAGCGCATTGGTGGAAGCTCTATTGGTGGTGGGACATTTTGGGGTCTTGGAGCTTTGCTCACTAAAACCAAG AGATTTGATGAGCTTTTGCAGTTGGCCTCCAGAGGGCAGCACACCAGTGTGGACATGCTGGTTAAAGACATCTATGGAGGTGCATATGGATGCTTAGGACTGACTGGTGACCTCATAGCAAGCAGCTTTGGGAAGTCTGCCACAGCAGAGAAAG AGTTCTCCAAAGAGGACATGGCAAAGAGCCTGCTGCACATGATCAGTAATGATATCGGGCAGCTGGCTTGCCTGTACGCCAGGCTACACAACCTCAGCAGGGTGTACTTCGGCGGGTTCTTCATTCGCGGACACCCAGTCACCATGCACACCATCACCTACAGCATCAACTACTTCACCAAG GGAGAGGTGCAAGCCTTGTTTCTAAGACACGAGGGCTATTTGGGTGCCATCGGCGCCTTTCTCAAGGGTGCAGAAGAAGACA ATCCAAATCAGTACTGCTGGGGGGAGAACTATGCTGGCAGCTCCGGGCTCCTGAGCGTGTCACCCGAGCTGAATCCCATGCAGCGGGAACGCAGTGGAACA TTTCTT TTCGACATGCTGGAGATGGACCGTCTGGAGCGGCAGCTGGTCAACCTGCCCTTGCTCCAGGACTCCTCCTCCTACATCCCAGACACGGTGGACCTGACGGAGGACACCCTGGCTAGAGAGTACTGGCTCTGCTGCTTTGAGGAGGCGCTGGATGGG GTGGTGAAGAGAGCTATAGCCAGCCAGAAAGACCAGCCGGAGGCAGCCGAGAGGGCCGAGAAGTTCAGGCAGAAGTATCGAGACAAGCTGCAGACGCTGCGGCACCAGCCCTT TGCTTATGGATCCCTTACTGTTCGAAGTCTGCTGGACACACGAGAACATTGTTTGAATGAATTTAACTTTCCTGACCCCTATTCTAAG ATCAAGCAGAAGGAGAACGACCTGGCGCTGAAGTCTTATCAGAGGGTCCTGAAGACCCTGGAGGAGCTGAGCTGGGAGCAGAGGCAAATCGCTTTGGTCCGAGGCCTTCTGGCCGGTAACGTGTTCGACTGGGGAGCGAAGGCCGTGTCTGA CGTGCTTGAGTCAGATCCGGAGTTTGGCTTCGAAAAGGCAAAACAGCAGTTGCAAG AGCGACCCTGGCTCGTCGATACCTACAACCAGTGGATTGAGAGGTTGAAG GGTCCCCCTCATAAATGTGCGTTGTTTTTCGTAGATAATAGTGGGATGGACATAATTCTGGGAGTTTTCCCTTTTGTGAGAGAACTCCTCAGCAGAGGAACAGAG GTTGTTCTCGCCAGCAACTCGGGCCCTGCTCTGAACGACGTGACTAACGGAGAGCTCCAGATCCTCACTGAGAGAATAGCAGCCATGGATCCAGCCATTCA GGCCAGTCTGAGCGAGGACAGGCTAACGTTGGTTCAGAGCGGCTCCAGTTCTCCCTGCTTAGACTTGAG TCGGCTGGACAAGGTCCTGGCCACGGTGGTGCGCGAGCGCGGCACGGACCTGGTGGTCATTGAGGGCATGGGTCGCGCCATCCACACCAACTACTATGCGGCTTTGAGCTGTGAGAGCCTGAAGCTGGCCGTCATCAAGAACTCCTGGCTGGCCGACCGCCTTGGAGGCAAGATCTTCAGTGTAGTCTTCAAGTATGAGGTTCCTTCCATAATCCAGGGGCACCATTAA
- the pank4 gene encoding 4'-phosphopantetheine phosphatase isoform X1: MATYVEAVRGSHSMDKSITLPPDEIFRNLENAKRFAIDIGGSLTKLAYYSTVQHKVAKVRSFDHAAKVSFQQESDGEPLYEISVQEEITARLHFIKFENTYIETCLDFIKDHLVNTETKVIKATGGGAYKFKDLIEKKLKLKVDKEDEMSCLIKGCNFVLKNIPHEVFVYAKHGDSEFRFQNTHPDIFPYLLVNIGSGVSIVKVEAEDRFERIGGSSIGGGTFWGLGALLTKTKRFDELLQLASRGQHTSVDMLVKDIYGGAYGCLGLTGDLIASSFGKSATAEKEFSKEDMAKSLLHMISNDIGQLACLYARLHNLSRVYFGGFFIRGHPVTMHTITYSINYFTKGEVQALFLRHEGYLGAIGAFLKGAEEDNPNQYCWGENYAGSSGLLSVSPELNPMQRERSGTFLFDMLEMDRLERQLVNLPLLQDSSSYIPDTVDLTEDTLAREYWLCCFEEALDGVVKRAIASQKDQPEAAERAEKFRQKYRDKLQTLRHQPFAYGSLTVRSLLDTREHCLNEFNFPDPYSKIKQKENDLALKSYQRVLKTLEELSWEQRQIALVRGLLAGNVFDWGAKAVSDVLESDPEFGFEKAKQQLQERPWLVDTYNQWIERLKGPPHKCALFFVDNSGMDIILGVFPFVRELLSRGTEVVLASNSGPALNDVTNGELQILTERIAAMDPAIQASLSEDRLTLVQSGSSSPCLDLSRLDKVLATVVRERGTDLVVIEGMGRAIHTNYYAALSCESLKLAVIKNSWLADRLGGKIFSVVFKYEVPSIIQGHH, encoded by the exons ATGGCGACGTATGTGGAGGCCGTCCGAGGCTCTCACAGCATGGACAAAAGCATCACACTCCCACCGGACGAAATTTTTCGCAATTTGGAAAATGCCAAGAGGTTCGCAATAGATATAG GTGGTTCTTTGACAAAGCTTGCTTATTACTCCACCGTTCAGCACAAAGTTGCCAAAGTAAGGTCCTTTGACCATGCAGCGAAGGTAAGCTTTCAG caagagagtgatggagagccTCTGTATGAGATCTCGGTGCAGGAGGAGATTACAGCTCGTCTTCATTTCATCAAGTTTGAGAATACGTACATCGAAACTTGCCTGGATTTCATTAAAGACCACCTGGTCAACACAGAAACCAAAGTCATCAAAGCCACAGGCGGAGGGGCTTACAAGTTTAAAGACCTAATTGAGAAAAAGCTAAAACTTAA GGTGGATAAAGAGGACGAGATGTCTTGCCTTATCAAGGGCTGTAATTTTGTGCTGAAGAATATCCCTCATGAGGTTTTTGTGTACGCAAAGCATGGAGACTCTGAGTTCCGCTTCCAAAATACACACCCAGACATCTTCCCCTATCTGCTGGTTAACATCGGCTCCGGGGTTTCGATAGTGAAG GTTGAAGCGGAGGACAGGTTTGAGCGCATTGGTGGAAGCTCTATTGGTGGTGGGACATTTTGGGGTCTTGGAGCTTTGCTCACTAAAACCAAG AGATTTGATGAGCTTTTGCAGTTGGCCTCCAGAGGGCAGCACACCAGTGTGGACATGCTGGTTAAAGACATCTATGGAGGTGCATATGGATGCTTAGGACTGACTGGTGACCTCATAGCAAGCAGCTTTGGGAAGTCTGCCACAGCAGAGAAAG AGTTCTCCAAAGAGGACATGGCAAAGAGCCTGCTGCACATGATCAGTAATGATATCGGGCAGCTGGCTTGCCTGTACGCCAGGCTACACAACCTCAGCAGGGTGTACTTCGGCGGGTTCTTCATTCGCGGACACCCAGTCACCATGCACACCATCACCTACAGCATCAACTACTTCACCAAG GGAGAGGTGCAAGCCTTGTTTCTAAGACACGAGGGCTATTTGGGTGCCATCGGCGCCTTTCTCAAGGGTGCAGAAGAAGACA ATCCAAATCAGTACTGCTGGGGGGAGAACTATGCTGGCAGCTCCGGGCTCCTGAGCGTGTCACCCGAGCTGAATCCCATGCAGCGGGAACGCAGTGGAACA TTTCTT TTCGACATGCTGGAGATGGACCGTCTGGAGCGGCAGCTGGTCAACCTGCCCTTGCTCCAGGACTCCTCCTCCTACATCCCAGACACGGTGGACCTGACGGAGGACACCCTGGCTAGAGAGTACTGGCTCTGCTGCTTTGAGGAGGCGCTGGATGGG GTGGTGAAGAGAGCTATAGCCAGCCAGAAAGACCAGCCGGAGGCAGCCGAGAGGGCCGAGAAGTTCAGGCAGAAGTATCGAGACAAGCTGCAGACGCTGCGGCACCAGCCCTT TGCTTATGGATCCCTTACTGTTCGAAGTCTGCTGGACACACGAGAACATTGTTTGAATGAATTTAACTTTCCTGACCCCTATTCTAAG ATCAAGCAGAAGGAGAACGACCTGGCGCTGAAGTCTTATCAGAGGGTCCTGAAGACCCTGGAGGAGCTGAGCTGGGAGCAGAGGCAAATCGCTTTGGTCCGAGGCCTTCTGGCCGGTAACGTGTTCGACTGGGGAGCGAAGGCCGTGTCTGA CGTGCTTGAGTCAGATCCGGAGTTTGGCTTCGAAAAGGCAAAACAGCAGTTGCAAG AGCGACCCTGGCTCGTCGATACCTACAACCAGTGGATTGAGAGGTTGAAG GGTCCCCCTCATAAATGTGCGTTGTTTTTCGTAGATAATAGTGGGATGGACATAATTCTGGGAGTTTTCCCTTTTGTGAGAGAACTCCTCAGCAGAGGAACAGAG GTTGTTCTCGCCAGCAACTCGGGCCCTGCTCTGAACGACGTGACTAACGGAGAGCTCCAGATCCTCACTGAGAGAATAGCAGCCATGGATCCAGCCATTCA GGCCAGTCTGAGCGAGGACAGGCTAACGTTGGTTCAGAGCGGCTCCAGTTCTCCCTGCTTAGACTTGAG TCGGCTGGACAAGGTCCTGGCCACGGTGGTGCGCGAGCGCGGCACGGACCTGGTGGTCATTGAGGGCATGGGTCGCGCCATCCACACCAACTACTATGCGGCTTTGAGCTGTGAGAGCCTGAAGCTGGCCGTCATCAAGAACTCCTGGCTGGCCGACCGCCTTGGAGGCAAGATCTTCAGTGTAGTCTTCAAGTATGAGGTTCCTTCCATAATCCAGGGGCACCATTAA
- the pank4 gene encoding 4'-phosphopantetheine phosphatase isoform X4 — MATYVEAVRGSHSMDKSITLPPDEIFRNLENAKRFAIDIGGSLTKLAYYSTVQHKVAKVRSFDHAAKQESDGEPLYEISVQEEITARLHFIKFENTYIETCLDFIKDHLVNTETKVIKATGGGAYKFKDLIEKKLKLKVDKEDEMSCLIKGCNFVLKNIPHEVFVYAKHGDSEFRFQNTHPDIFPYLLVNIGSGVSIVKVEAEDRFERIGGSSIGGGTFWGLGALLTKTKRFDELLQLASRGQHTSVDMLVKDIYGGAYGCLGLTGDLIASSFGKSATAEKEFSKEDMAKSLLHMISNDIGQLACLYARLHNLSRVYFGGFFIRGHPVTMHTITYSINYFTKGEVQALFLRHEGYLGAIGAFLKGAEEDNPNQYCWGENYAGSSGLLSVSPELNPMQRERSGTFDMLEMDRLERQLVNLPLLQDSSSYIPDTVDLTEDTLAREYWLCCFEEALDGVVKRAIASQKDQPEAAERAEKFRQKYRDKLQTLRHQPFAYGSLTVRSLLDTREHCLNEFNFPDPYSKIKQKENDLALKSYQRVLKTLEELSWEQRQIALVRGLLAGNVFDWGAKAVSDVLESDPEFGFEKAKQQLQERPWLVDTYNQWIERLKGPPHKCALFFVDNSGMDIILGVFPFVRELLSRGTEVVLASNSGPALNDVTNGELQILTERIAAMDPAIQASLSEDRLTLVQSGSSSPCLDLSRLDKVLATVVRERGTDLVVIEGMGRAIHTNYYAALSCESLKLAVIKNSWLADRLGGKIFSVVFKYEVPSIIQGHH; from the exons ATGGCGACGTATGTGGAGGCCGTCCGAGGCTCTCACAGCATGGACAAAAGCATCACACTCCCACCGGACGAAATTTTTCGCAATTTGGAAAATGCCAAGAGGTTCGCAATAGATATAG GTGGTTCTTTGACAAAGCTTGCTTATTACTCCACCGTTCAGCACAAAGTTGCCAAAGTAAGGTCCTTTGACCATGCAGCGAAG caagagagtgatggagagccTCTGTATGAGATCTCGGTGCAGGAGGAGATTACAGCTCGTCTTCATTTCATCAAGTTTGAGAATACGTACATCGAAACTTGCCTGGATTTCATTAAAGACCACCTGGTCAACACAGAAACCAAAGTCATCAAAGCCACAGGCGGAGGGGCTTACAAGTTTAAAGACCTAATTGAGAAAAAGCTAAAACTTAA GGTGGATAAAGAGGACGAGATGTCTTGCCTTATCAAGGGCTGTAATTTTGTGCTGAAGAATATCCCTCATGAGGTTTTTGTGTACGCAAAGCATGGAGACTCTGAGTTCCGCTTCCAAAATACACACCCAGACATCTTCCCCTATCTGCTGGTTAACATCGGCTCCGGGGTTTCGATAGTGAAG GTTGAAGCGGAGGACAGGTTTGAGCGCATTGGTGGAAGCTCTATTGGTGGTGGGACATTTTGGGGTCTTGGAGCTTTGCTCACTAAAACCAAG AGATTTGATGAGCTTTTGCAGTTGGCCTCCAGAGGGCAGCACACCAGTGTGGACATGCTGGTTAAAGACATCTATGGAGGTGCATATGGATGCTTAGGACTGACTGGTGACCTCATAGCAAGCAGCTTTGGGAAGTCTGCCACAGCAGAGAAAG AGTTCTCCAAAGAGGACATGGCAAAGAGCCTGCTGCACATGATCAGTAATGATATCGGGCAGCTGGCTTGCCTGTACGCCAGGCTACACAACCTCAGCAGGGTGTACTTCGGCGGGTTCTTCATTCGCGGACACCCAGTCACCATGCACACCATCACCTACAGCATCAACTACTTCACCAAG GGAGAGGTGCAAGCCTTGTTTCTAAGACACGAGGGCTATTTGGGTGCCATCGGCGCCTTTCTCAAGGGTGCAGAAGAAGACA ATCCAAATCAGTACTGCTGGGGGGAGAACTATGCTGGCAGCTCCGGGCTCCTGAGCGTGTCACCCGAGCTGAATCCCATGCAGCGGGAACGCAGTGGAACA TTCGACATGCTGGAGATGGACCGTCTGGAGCGGCAGCTGGTCAACCTGCCCTTGCTCCAGGACTCCTCCTCCTACATCCCAGACACGGTGGACCTGACGGAGGACACCCTGGCTAGAGAGTACTGGCTCTGCTGCTTTGAGGAGGCGCTGGATGGG GTGGTGAAGAGAGCTATAGCCAGCCAGAAAGACCAGCCGGAGGCAGCCGAGAGGGCCGAGAAGTTCAGGCAGAAGTATCGAGACAAGCTGCAGACGCTGCGGCACCAGCCCTT TGCTTATGGATCCCTTACTGTTCGAAGTCTGCTGGACACACGAGAACATTGTTTGAATGAATTTAACTTTCCTGACCCCTATTCTAAG ATCAAGCAGAAGGAGAACGACCTGGCGCTGAAGTCTTATCAGAGGGTCCTGAAGACCCTGGAGGAGCTGAGCTGGGAGCAGAGGCAAATCGCTTTGGTCCGAGGCCTTCTGGCCGGTAACGTGTTCGACTGGGGAGCGAAGGCCGTGTCTGA CGTGCTTGAGTCAGATCCGGAGTTTGGCTTCGAAAAGGCAAAACAGCAGTTGCAAG AGCGACCCTGGCTCGTCGATACCTACAACCAGTGGATTGAGAGGTTGAAG GGTCCCCCTCATAAATGTGCGTTGTTTTTCGTAGATAATAGTGGGATGGACATAATTCTGGGAGTTTTCCCTTTTGTGAGAGAACTCCTCAGCAGAGGAACAGAG GTTGTTCTCGCCAGCAACTCGGGCCCTGCTCTGAACGACGTGACTAACGGAGAGCTCCAGATCCTCACTGAGAGAATAGCAGCCATGGATCCAGCCATTCA GGCCAGTCTGAGCGAGGACAGGCTAACGTTGGTTCAGAGCGGCTCCAGTTCTCCCTGCTTAGACTTGAG TCGGCTGGACAAGGTCCTGGCCACGGTGGTGCGCGAGCGCGGCACGGACCTGGTGGTCATTGAGGGCATGGGTCGCGCCATCCACACCAACTACTATGCGGCTTTGAGCTGTGAGAGCCTGAAGCTGGCCGTCATCAAGAACTCCTGGCTGGCCGACCGCCTTGGAGGCAAGATCTTCAGTGTAGTCTTCAAGTATGAGGTTCCTTCCATAATCCAGGGGCACCATTAA
- the pank4 gene encoding 4'-phosphopantetheine phosphatase isoform X2: MATYVEAVRGSHSMDKSITLPPDEIFRNLENAKRFAIDIGGSLTKLAYYSTVQHKVAKVRSFDHAAKVSFQQESDGEPLYEISVQEEITARLHFIKFENTYIETCLDFIKDHLVNTETKVIKATGGGAYKFKDLIEKKLKLKVDKEDEMSCLIKGCNFVLKNIPHEVFVYAKHGDSEFRFQNTHPDIFPYLLVNIGSGVSIVKVEAEDRFERIGGSSIGGGTFWGLGALLTKTKRFDELLQLASRGQHTSVDMLVKDIYGGAYGCLGLTGDLIASSFGKSATAEKEFSKEDMAKSLLHMISNDIGQLACLYARLHNLSRVYFGGFFIRGHPVTMHTITYSINYFTKGEVQALFLRHEGYLGAIGAFLKGAEEDNPNQYCWGENYAGSSGLLSVSPELNPMQRERSGTFDMLEMDRLERQLVNLPLLQDSSSYIPDTVDLTEDTLAREYWLCCFEEALDGVVKRAIASQKDQPEAAERAEKFRQKYRDKLQTLRHQPFAYGSLTVRSLLDTREHCLNEFNFPDPYSKIKQKENDLALKSYQRVLKTLEELSWEQRQIALVRGLLAGNVFDWGAKAVSDVLESDPEFGFEKAKQQLQERPWLVDTYNQWIERLKGPPHKCALFFVDNSGMDIILGVFPFVRELLSRGTEVVLASNSGPALNDVTNGELQILTERIAAMDPAIQASLSEDRLTLVQSGSSSPCLDLSRLDKVLATVVRERGTDLVVIEGMGRAIHTNYYAALSCESLKLAVIKNSWLADRLGGKIFSVVFKYEVPSIIQGHH, from the exons ATGGCGACGTATGTGGAGGCCGTCCGAGGCTCTCACAGCATGGACAAAAGCATCACACTCCCACCGGACGAAATTTTTCGCAATTTGGAAAATGCCAAGAGGTTCGCAATAGATATAG GTGGTTCTTTGACAAAGCTTGCTTATTACTCCACCGTTCAGCACAAAGTTGCCAAAGTAAGGTCCTTTGACCATGCAGCGAAGGTAAGCTTTCAG caagagagtgatggagagccTCTGTATGAGATCTCGGTGCAGGAGGAGATTACAGCTCGTCTTCATTTCATCAAGTTTGAGAATACGTACATCGAAACTTGCCTGGATTTCATTAAAGACCACCTGGTCAACACAGAAACCAAAGTCATCAAAGCCACAGGCGGAGGGGCTTACAAGTTTAAAGACCTAATTGAGAAAAAGCTAAAACTTAA GGTGGATAAAGAGGACGAGATGTCTTGCCTTATCAAGGGCTGTAATTTTGTGCTGAAGAATATCCCTCATGAGGTTTTTGTGTACGCAAAGCATGGAGACTCTGAGTTCCGCTTCCAAAATACACACCCAGACATCTTCCCCTATCTGCTGGTTAACATCGGCTCCGGGGTTTCGATAGTGAAG GTTGAAGCGGAGGACAGGTTTGAGCGCATTGGTGGAAGCTCTATTGGTGGTGGGACATTTTGGGGTCTTGGAGCTTTGCTCACTAAAACCAAG AGATTTGATGAGCTTTTGCAGTTGGCCTCCAGAGGGCAGCACACCAGTGTGGACATGCTGGTTAAAGACATCTATGGAGGTGCATATGGATGCTTAGGACTGACTGGTGACCTCATAGCAAGCAGCTTTGGGAAGTCTGCCACAGCAGAGAAAG AGTTCTCCAAAGAGGACATGGCAAAGAGCCTGCTGCACATGATCAGTAATGATATCGGGCAGCTGGCTTGCCTGTACGCCAGGCTACACAACCTCAGCAGGGTGTACTTCGGCGGGTTCTTCATTCGCGGACACCCAGTCACCATGCACACCATCACCTACAGCATCAACTACTTCACCAAG GGAGAGGTGCAAGCCTTGTTTCTAAGACACGAGGGCTATTTGGGTGCCATCGGCGCCTTTCTCAAGGGTGCAGAAGAAGACA ATCCAAATCAGTACTGCTGGGGGGAGAACTATGCTGGCAGCTCCGGGCTCCTGAGCGTGTCACCCGAGCTGAATCCCATGCAGCGGGAACGCAGTGGAACA TTCGACATGCTGGAGATGGACCGTCTGGAGCGGCAGCTGGTCAACCTGCCCTTGCTCCAGGACTCCTCCTCCTACATCCCAGACACGGTGGACCTGACGGAGGACACCCTGGCTAGAGAGTACTGGCTCTGCTGCTTTGAGGAGGCGCTGGATGGG GTGGTGAAGAGAGCTATAGCCAGCCAGAAAGACCAGCCGGAGGCAGCCGAGAGGGCCGAGAAGTTCAGGCAGAAGTATCGAGACAAGCTGCAGACGCTGCGGCACCAGCCCTT TGCTTATGGATCCCTTACTGTTCGAAGTCTGCTGGACACACGAGAACATTGTTTGAATGAATTTAACTTTCCTGACCCCTATTCTAAG ATCAAGCAGAAGGAGAACGACCTGGCGCTGAAGTCTTATCAGAGGGTCCTGAAGACCCTGGAGGAGCTGAGCTGGGAGCAGAGGCAAATCGCTTTGGTCCGAGGCCTTCTGGCCGGTAACGTGTTCGACTGGGGAGCGAAGGCCGTGTCTGA CGTGCTTGAGTCAGATCCGGAGTTTGGCTTCGAAAAGGCAAAACAGCAGTTGCAAG AGCGACCCTGGCTCGTCGATACCTACAACCAGTGGATTGAGAGGTTGAAG GGTCCCCCTCATAAATGTGCGTTGTTTTTCGTAGATAATAGTGGGATGGACATAATTCTGGGAGTTTTCCCTTTTGTGAGAGAACTCCTCAGCAGAGGAACAGAG GTTGTTCTCGCCAGCAACTCGGGCCCTGCTCTGAACGACGTGACTAACGGAGAGCTCCAGATCCTCACTGAGAGAATAGCAGCCATGGATCCAGCCATTCA GGCCAGTCTGAGCGAGGACAGGCTAACGTTGGTTCAGAGCGGCTCCAGTTCTCCCTGCTTAGACTTGAG TCGGCTGGACAAGGTCCTGGCCACGGTGGTGCGCGAGCGCGGCACGGACCTGGTGGTCATTGAGGGCATGGGTCGCGCCATCCACACCAACTACTATGCGGCTTTGAGCTGTGAGAGCCTGAAGCTGGCCGTCATCAAGAACTCCTGGCTGGCCGACCGCCTTGGAGGCAAGATCTTCAGTGTAGTCTTCAAGTATGAGGTTCCTTCCATAATCCAGGGGCACCATTAA